The Oceanisphaera avium genome includes a region encoding these proteins:
- a CDS encoding DUF3379 family protein gives MDELEFRRRAYANPYDNSTDFIKAARLPKNQALLIELQALDFQLTNALQEPVPAQLLDRLLAIPKGSVTPAPPRLTWRHLAIAASLTFVLGFSTRFVSFNETSSAPFSSMGQTAMAHVYAESALTQRIDEQVTLASVNAKLQPYGTQLQSLTDVGHVYYANHCLFDNGPAAHLVIQGEQQRVHVFVVPPKRTLEGVQRFSDEHYHGEVIPMDLNHLVVISEKDENIELMAAKIQASLKHAI, from the coding sequence ATGGATGAATTAGAGTTTAGGCGCCGCGCTTATGCTAATCCTTATGATAACAGCACCGATTTTATAAAAGCTGCACGCTTACCTAAAAATCAGGCACTGTTAATTGAGCTACAAGCATTGGACTTCCAGCTGACTAATGCCTTGCAAGAGCCCGTGCCCGCCCAGCTATTAGACCGCTTATTAGCCATACCAAAAGGCTCGGTTACGCCAGCACCACCCCGCTTAACATGGCGCCATTTGGCAATAGCGGCTTCACTGACCTTTGTGTTAGGGTTTTCAACGCGCTTTGTTAGTTTTAATGAGACTTCTTCTGCGCCTTTTAGCTCCATGGGACAAACGGCAATGGCGCATGTGTATGCCGAGTCAGCACTGACCCAGCGCATAGATGAGCAGGTCACCTTAGCGAGTGTGAACGCTAAGCTGCAACCTTATGGTACTCAACTACAAAGCTTAACTGACGTAGGCCACGTTTATTATGCCAACCATTGCTTATTTGATAATGGCCCGGCCGCGCATTTAGTTATTCAAGGTGAGCAGCAACGGGTTCATGTATTTGTGGTCCCGCCTAAGCGAACACTGGAAGGTGTACAGCGTTTTTCTGACGAGCATTATCACGGTGAAGTGATCCCCATGGACTTAAATCACTTAGTGGTGATCAGCGAAAAAGATGAAAATATCGAACTTATGGCCGCCAAAATTCAAGCCTCGCTTAAGCACGCTATTTAA
- a CDS encoding DUF3820 family protein, which produces MSLDTSNLLRIINKPMPFGKYSGRALLALPLNYLCWLERQGWPKGDLGAELALIYELKHNGVAEPLYALLRR; this is translated from the coding sequence ATGAGCTTAGATACCTCTAATTTATTAAGAATCATCAATAAGCCGATGCCTTTTGGTAAATATAGTGGCCGCGCGCTCTTAGCGTTACCGCTTAATTATTTATGTTGGTTAGAGCGCCAAGGCTGGCCAAAAGGTGACTTAGGGGCGGAGTTAGCTCTTATCTATGAGTTAAAACACAATGGTGTCGCTGAGCCCTTGTATGCCTTACTGAGACGCTAA
- a CDS encoding H-NS family histone-like protein translates to MTDFLKTLLNIRSLRAATRELTLEQMEEALAKLTSVIEEQRETKEAEEADAKERERKLKEYMDQMAADGIDLNDLLQLAEPAKKVSAPRKKRPAKYEYHDDNGDYKTWTGQGRKPSPIKNAIDSGSKTLEDFLIKE, encoded by the coding sequence ATGACAGACTTTCTGAAAACCTTATTAAACATTCGTAGCTTGCGCGCCGCTACTCGTGAACTTACCCTAGAGCAAATGGAAGAAGCGCTAGCAAAACTTACGAGCGTGATTGAAGAACAACGTGAAACAAAAGAAGCAGAAGAAGCGGACGCAAAAGAGCGCGAGCGTAAATTAAAAGAATATATGGATCAGATGGCGGCAGACGGCATTGATTTAAATGACTTACTGCAATTAGCTGAGCCGGCTAAAAAGGTAAGTGCTCCTCGTAAAAAGCGCCCTGCTAAGTATGAATACCATGATGACAATGGCGACTATAAAACGTGGACTGGTCAAGGCCGCAAGCCCTCGCCTATTAAAAATGCCATTGATAGCGGCAGCAAAACCTTAGAAGACTTCCTTATTAAAGAGTAA
- a CDS encoding EAL and HDOD domain-containing protein, protein MHCFVARQAILDSLGNPLGYELLFRTSLENRFPDIDSEVATRRLLAEQFLSQKIEDLVGEGLCFVNFTDALLREGVADSFRQRRLVIEVLETATPDNELLECIKQLKKLGLKVALDDHIPSKEWEKFLPWVDFVKMDLRQTSIAECERLIIRCRFYTQLRFIAEKVETHDEYIAAKNAGFSFFQGYYFQQPQVISRRILTTNEMTAFELLSAINEQEIDYTKLTALFSRDVSLSYYLLRYVNSLHSGYRLHHIDNLRNALVFLGHKELQRFTALMMTAYISKDKNVELYRLSMIRAKWCELLAEQVCPSLQEDAFICGLFSFLDVLLERPIADILPHLSVTEPVKQALLEQKGQLGFLMGVMQDHEQANWPVLQQRLEFVNLTEQQSGFFYEEAVKWCTALTKQKIS, encoded by the coding sequence ATGCATTGTTTTGTCGCCAGGCAAGCTATTTTAGATAGTCTAGGTAATCCGCTAGGATATGAACTGCTATTTCGCACTAGCCTTGAAAATCGCTTTCCCGATATAGACTCGGAAGTGGCCACCCGCCGCCTGCTGGCTGAGCAATTTTTAAGTCAAAAAATTGAAGACTTAGTGGGTGAAGGCTTATGCTTTGTTAATTTTACCGATGCTTTACTCAGAGAAGGTGTCGCCGACTCTTTTCGCCAACGTCGGTTAGTTATTGAAGTATTAGAAACCGCCACCCCTGATAATGAATTATTAGAATGCATTAAACAGTTAAAAAAACTCGGCTTAAAAGTCGCCCTCGATGATCATATTCCCAGTAAAGAATGGGAAAAATTTTTACCTTGGGTCGATTTTGTAAAAATGGACTTACGTCAAACTTCCATCGCCGAGTGTGAGCGTTTAATTATTCGCTGCCGCTTTTATACTCAACTGCGCTTTATTGCGGAAAAAGTGGAAACACATGATGAGTATATTGCCGCAAAAAATGCCGGTTTTAGCTTTTTTCAAGGTTACTATTTTCAACAACCGCAAGTCATCAGCCGCCGCATTCTAACGACCAATGAAATGACCGCCTTTGAGTTACTGTCGGCGATTAATGAACAAGAAATAGACTACACCAAGTTAACGGCCTTATTTAGCCGCGATGTCTCGCTATCTTATTACTTATTGCGCTATGTCAATAGCTTACATTCAGGCTATCGACTGCACCATATTGATAATTTACGTAACGCCTTAGTTTTTTTAGGGCACAAAGAGTTGCAACGTTTTACTGCGCTAATGATGACTGCCTACATTAGCAAAGATAAAAACGTAGAATTATATCGCTTGTCGATGATCCGCGCTAAATGGTGTGAATTACTCGCAGAGCAAGTTTGTCCCAGCCTTCAAGAAGACGCCTTTATTTGTGGGTTATTCTCTTTTTTAGATGTGTTATTAGAAAGACCAATTGCCGATATTTTACCGCACCTTTCAGTAACTGAGCCGGTAAAACAAGCACTATTAGAGCAAAAAGGACAATTAGGCTTTTTAATGGGCGTGATGCAAGATCATGAACAAGCAAACTGGCCAGTCTTGCAGCAGCGTTTAGAGTTTGTAAATTTAACTGAACAACAAAGTGGCTTCTTTTATGAAGAAGCAGTGAAATGGTGTACAGCACTGACCAAACAAAAAATAAGCTAA
- a CDS encoding Na+/H+ antiporter NhaC family protein has protein sequence METNFIQSYWSLFPPLLAIVLAVVTRKVLLSLGLGIILAALLLGQFSLLESSNLLISHIVGLFWSDGALNDWNLNILIFLLLLGCMISMLSRTGATLAFAQWAQTRIKNRRQAKVMTGMLVFIFFIDDYFHSLSVGTICRPVTDRFNISRAKLAYLLDSTAAPVCVLMPISSWGAYIIALVGGILVSHGIIGNSALGAFIIMGSMNYYAIFTLVMVLLVIRGGWDLGAMARHEQAALAGELYDKAKGLPPGVAENSEQVGQVKDLLLAIACLTLVTVAGLLITGSLALNASNQPFSWLGALENTNVGLSLVFGGVAGFLVCAFAMWRQAVSATSWQQTLQLGIKGMLPAIYILLLAWTIAGLIGQLQTGQYLASLIQQSMPVFLLPAVLFLLAGLMAFATGTSWGTFGIMLPIAADMTMAIDAQLLLAAMSAVMAGAVFGDHCSPISDTTILSSTGAACHHMDHVLTQLPYALSIALVSLVGYLALGYSGSSSVGFLAALGALAVVLLAWSSKRVAKA, from the coding sequence GTGGAAACGAATTTTATTCAAAGTTATTGGTCACTTTTTCCACCGTTACTAGCCATAGTGCTAGCCGTGGTTACCCGTAAAGTATTGCTCTCTTTAGGGCTAGGCATTATTTTAGCCGCGCTTTTATTAGGTCAGTTCTCGTTGCTTGAGAGCAGCAATTTGCTGATAAGCCATATAGTAGGGCTATTTTGGTCTGATGGTGCGCTCAATGATTGGAATTTAAACATACTCATATTTTTATTACTGCTAGGTTGTATGATCAGTATGTTAAGTCGCACGGGCGCTACCTTAGCCTTTGCGCAATGGGCACAGACTCGTATCAAGAATAGACGCCAAGCTAAAGTAATGACTGGAATGCTGGTATTTATCTTTTTTATTGATGATTACTTTCATAGCTTATCCGTAGGTACTATTTGTCGCCCCGTTACCGATCGCTTTAATATCTCTCGAGCCAAGCTTGCTTATCTTTTAGACTCTACCGCCGCCCCCGTTTGCGTATTAATGCCCATTTCTTCTTGGGGTGCCTATATTATCGCGCTGGTGGGAGGCATTTTGGTTAGCCATGGCATAATCGGTAATAGTGCCTTGGGTGCGTTTATTATCATGGGCAGCATGAATTATTATGCGATTTTTACCCTCGTTATGGTGTTACTCGTGATTCGGGGGGGCTGGGATTTAGGGGCAATGGCGCGTCACGAACAAGCGGCCTTGGCGGGGGAGCTATACGACAAAGCTAAAGGCCTGCCTCCGGGAGTGGCAGAAAATAGCGAGCAAGTAGGCCAAGTCAAGGACTTATTATTAGCCATTGCCTGCTTAACGTTAGTGACCGTCGCTGGGCTGTTAATCACCGGCAGCTTGGCACTCAATGCCAGTAATCAGCCATTTAGCTGGCTAGGAGCGCTAGAAAATACCAATGTGGGTTTATCTTTAGTCTTTGGCGGTGTGGCGGGATTTTTAGTTTGCGCCTTTGCTATGTGGCGCCAAGCGGTGAGTGCGACCAGTTGGCAGCAAACCTTGCAGTTGGGCATAAAGGGCATGCTGCCAGCTATTTATATTTTATTACTGGCGTGGACCATTGCCGGATTAATAGGACAGCTACAGACAGGTCAGTACTTAGCGTCACTTATTCAGCAAAGTATGCCAGTCTTTTTATTACCGGCGGTGTTATTTTTATTAGCAGGATTAATGGCGTTTGCCACGGGCACCAGCTGGGGTACCTTTGGCATTATGTTGCCAATTGCTGCAGATATGACGATGGCCATTGATGCTCAGTTATTATTAGCTGCCATGTCGGCTGTGATGGCCGGCGCTGTATTTGGCGATCATTGCTCGCCTATCTCAGATACTACTATTTTGTCTTCAACAGGTGCTGCGTGTCATCATATGGATCATGTCTTAACCCAGCTTCCTTATGCATTATCTATCGCCTTGGTTAGCTTGGTCGGCTATTTGGCTTTAGGCTATAGCGGCTCGTCATCGGTGGGTTTTTTAGCGGCCTTAGGCGCATTAGCAGTGGTGCTCTTGGCTTGGTCTAGTAAGAGAGTAGCTAAGGCCTAA
- the putP gene encoding sodium/proline symporter PutP, producing the protein MTVDIPILITFVGYLILTMLIGIIAYRATRSLSDYILGGRRLGPSVAALSVGASDMSGWLLLGLPGAIYLYGVSQAWIGIGLVIGAWLNWLLVAKRLRVYTEFANDSLTIPDFLENRLADHSGVLRVISAITILVFFIFYTASGLVGGAILFEQVFGLPYVSALLLGGGVIMAYTFMGGFLAVSWTDFFQGILMLLALIVLPLAVMNELGGIGETLTTLSTTDARKLDLFYDFSLLSGLSLLAWGLGYFGQPHILARFMAIDSPKSVPLSRRIAMSWMILSLIGAVAVGLAGAVYFVDAPLDNAETVFLALAQTVFNPWVAGLLIAAILSAIMSTIDSQLLVCSSAITEDFYKRWLRPHAKDNELVWVGRLAVVAVALFAIIIALNPSSSVLDLVSYAWAGFGGAFGPVIILAVYWPRLTRNGALSGIIIGALTVIGWKQLSGGPFAIFDLYEIVPSFVFASIACIVISRLGTPPHQEVILGFRRMESEL; encoded by the coding sequence ATGACCGTAGACATCCCCATTCTTATTACCTTTGTCGGCTATTTAATACTAACCATGCTGATTGGGATCATTGCCTATCGCGCCACCCGCTCACTAAGTGATTATATTTTAGGCGGCCGGCGCTTAGGCCCGAGCGTCGCCGCGCTCAGTGTGGGCGCGTCAGATATGAGTGGTTGGTTATTATTAGGCTTACCGGGCGCTATTTATTTATATGGCGTAAGCCAAGCCTGGATTGGTATTGGTTTAGTCATAGGCGCTTGGCTTAACTGGTTATTGGTCGCAAAGCGATTACGCGTGTATACAGAATTTGCTAACGACTCCTTAACCATCCCTGACTTTCTAGAAAACCGATTAGCCGATCACAGTGGCGTGCTGCGCGTCATTTCAGCCATTACTATTTTAGTGTTTTTTATATTTTATACCGCCTCCGGTTTAGTGGGCGGTGCTATCTTATTTGAACAAGTATTTGGCTTACCTTATGTGAGCGCCTTGTTATTAGGCGGCGGTGTGATCATGGCGTATACCTTTATGGGTGGCTTTTTAGCTGTGTCTTGGACCGACTTTTTTCAAGGCATTTTAATGTTATTAGCGCTTATCGTATTGCCATTAGCGGTAATGAATGAGCTAGGCGGCATTGGCGAAACGCTGACTACTTTATCCACCACTGATGCCAGAAAACTGGATTTATTTTATGACTTTTCACTGTTAAGTGGCTTAAGTCTCTTAGCGTGGGGCTTGGGCTATTTTGGTCAACCGCATATTTTGGCGCGTTTTATGGCCATTGACTCACCCAAGTCAGTGCCGCTGTCGCGCCGTATTGCCATGAGCTGGATGATATTATCTCTAATTGGGGCTGTGGCTGTGGGCTTAGCGGGGGCCGTGTATTTTGTGGATGCGCCACTAGATAATGCAGAAACGGTGTTTCTTGCCTTAGCGCAAACCGTGTTTAATCCTTGGGTGGCAGGCTTACTAATTGCAGCCATTTTATCGGCCATTATGAGCACCATCGACTCTCAATTATTAGTGTGCTCCTCTGCTATTACCGAAGACTTTTATAAGCGCTGGCTTCGCCCTCATGCCAAAGATAATGAACTGGTATGGGTCGGTCGATTAGCCGTGGTCGCGGTCGCCCTCTTTGCCATTATTATTGCGCTTAATCCCAGCTCCTCAGTGCTTGATTTAGTCAGTTATGCTTGGGCCGGTTTTGGCGGTGCCTTTGGTCCGGTCATTATTTTAGCCGTGTATTGGCCGCGCCTTACAAGAAATGGCGCCTTAAGCGGCATCATCATAGGTGCGCTAACCGTCATTGGCTGGAAGCAACTAAGCGGCGGGCCGTTCGCTATATTTGATTTGTATGAAATCGTGCCAAGCTTTGTGTTTGCCAGTATCGCGTGCATCGTAATTAGCCGCTTAGGTACGCCTCCTCACCAAGAAGTGATTTTGGGCTTTCGCCGCATGGAGTCTGAACTCTAA
- a CDS encoding outer membrane protein transport protein translates to MSKNILKLSLVAAAILVVTEPAHSAAFQLAEQNATGLGRAFAGEGAIGDNASVVGRNPAAMTLFDGPALSAGAIYINPDVDVEGKGNTALVGQAAGLPTSSKDIADSAVAPFFYYVQPVNEQWALGFGAFTNYGLSTTYQDNHYAGPVAGKTDLLTLNLNPNVAFKVNEHLSLGAGFNAVYADAEVTRHAGILAPLAPSTEVVSLKGDDWGYGWNVGLLLEADDDNRWALTYRSKVDLTLEGDFSSQSTGINSPGKLDLSLPAITELSGFHQVQPDWALHYGIMFTEWHTFKELRAVSPQGNELFQKDEGFENSWRLSAGATHQLNDKFTLRGGIAYDKSPVPEDSRSISIPDVDRTWYTLGATYAINDNLSMDAAFAFLDGKKVTVNEAPFEFESGGDAYLFGLQMNYAF, encoded by the coding sequence ATGAGCAAAAATATACTTAAATTATCTTTGGTGGCTGCGGCCATATTAGTAGTGACAGAACCCGCACACAGTGCCGCTTTTCAACTGGCTGAACAAAATGCCACCGGTCTGGGGCGGGCGTTTGCCGGCGAAGGCGCCATTGGCGATAACGCCTCCGTGGTGGGCAGAAACCCCGCCGCTATGACGTTATTTGATGGCCCTGCTCTTTCTGCAGGGGCCATTTATATTAATCCTGATGTGGATGTAGAAGGAAAAGGCAATACCGCTTTAGTAGGGCAAGCGGCAGGCTTGCCTACTAGCTCAAAAGACATTGCCGACAGTGCAGTAGCACCGTTTTTCTACTACGTGCAACCGGTTAATGAACAATGGGCCCTCGGCTTTGGCGCTTTTACTAACTACGGCTTATCCACCACTTATCAAGATAATCACTATGCAGGGCCGGTAGCTGGCAAGACGGACTTACTCACTTTGAATTTAAATCCTAATGTGGCTTTTAAAGTGAATGAGCACCTTTCTTTAGGAGCCGGCTTCAACGCCGTCTATGCCGATGCAGAAGTTACTCGTCATGCAGGTATATTAGCTCCCCTAGCTCCTAGTACTGAAGTTGTTAGCTTAAAAGGGGATGATTGGGGCTATGGCTGGAACGTCGGCTTACTATTAGAAGCCGACGATGATAATCGTTGGGCGCTGACGTATCGCTCTAAAGTAGACTTAACACTGGAAGGCGATTTTTCTAGCCAATCAACCGGGATTAACTCTCCCGGAAAATTAGACTTAAGCTTGCCTGCCATAACGGAGTTATCCGGCTTTCACCAAGTGCAGCCAGACTGGGCACTGCATTACGGTATTATGTTTACCGAATGGCATACCTTTAAAGAACTCAGAGCAGTGAGTCCGCAAGGTAACGAGTTATTTCAAAAGGATGAAGGCTTTGAAAACAGCTGGCGACTCAGTGCCGGTGCTACCCACCAGCTAAACGATAAATTCACACTGCGCGGCGGCATTGCCTACGATAAGTCGCCGGTACCAGAAGACTCGCGCTCTATCTCAATTCCAGATGTGGATCGTACTTGGTATACCCTGGGTGCCACCTATGCGATTAATGATAACTTAAGCATGGATGCCGCCTTTGCTTTCTTGGACGGTAAAAAAGTGACCGTAAATGAAGCACCTTTTGAATTTGAGTCCGGTGGCGACGCTTATTTATTTGGCCTACAAATGAACTATGCCTTCTAA
- the fadI gene encoding acetyl-CoA C-acyltransferase FadI, whose protein sequence is MMATTPLTTPLGDRIAIVSGLRTPFARQSTAFRGIPALELGTMVVNELLARTPIETSQVQQLVFGQVVQMPSAPNIAREIVLASSLPVTTDAYSVTRACATSFQAVSNLAESMLSGQLEVGIAGGADSSSVLPIEVSDSLAEALLDLSKAKSLSAKFAIVRRLKLADLAPVPPAVAEYSTGLTMGQTAEQMAKSHHISRQAQDEFALRSHQLASQAWQEGRLDEQVMTAYVPPFKAAFEQDNNIRPDSKLADYTKLKPAFDRRHGTVTAATSTPLTDGAAAILMMTESKAKALGLKPLGYIRSYAYAALSVEQDMLLGPSYATPLALDKAGCTLADMDLIDMHEAFAAQTLANLQMFESVEFAKRHLQRNQAIGVVDMAKFNVLGGSLAYGHPFAATGARMITQTLTELNRRGGGLALTTACAAGGLGVAMVLESAQ, encoded by the coding sequence ATGATGGCGACAACCCCTTTAACGACACCCCTTGGTGATCGCATTGCGATTGTGTCGGGATTAAGAACGCCCTTTGCTCGTCAATCCACCGCCTTTCGCGGTATTCCTGCGCTTGAGCTGGGTACCATGGTGGTGAATGAGCTACTGGCTCGCACGCCCATCGAGACAAGCCAAGTGCAGCAGCTAGTCTTTGGCCAAGTGGTGCAAATGCCCAGTGCGCCTAACATTGCCCGCGAAATTGTCTTAGCCAGTAGCTTACCCGTTACTACCGATGCTTACAGTGTCACGCGCGCCTGTGCCACCAGTTTTCAAGCGGTCTCAAATTTAGCTGAATCTATGTTAAGCGGCCAATTAGAAGTGGGTATTGCCGGTGGGGCAGACTCGTCGTCGGTATTGCCGATAGAGGTTTCAGACAGTTTGGCAGAAGCCTTATTAGACTTAAGCAAAGCCAAAAGCTTAAGCGCTAAATTTGCCATCGTCCGCCGTCTTAAATTAGCCGACTTAGCCCCAGTACCGCCAGCGGTAGCCGAATACTCAACTGGGCTAACCATGGGCCAAACTGCCGAGCAAATGGCTAAAAGCCATCATATTAGTCGCCAAGCACAAGATGAATTTGCGCTGCGCTCTCATCAGCTCGCCAGTCAAGCGTGGCAAGAGGGCAGGCTTGATGAGCAAGTGATGACCGCCTATGTGCCGCCTTTTAAAGCGGCGTTTGAGCAAGATAATAATATTCGACCCGACTCTAAACTTGCCGATTACACCAAGCTGAAACCGGCCTTCGATCGCCGCCATGGCACCGTCACTGCGGCCACCAGTACGCCGCTGACCGATGGTGCGGCGGCGATATTAATGATGACCGAAAGCAAAGCTAAAGCCTTAGGCCTAAAACCATTAGGTTATATACGCAGTTATGCTTATGCCGCATTAAGCGTAGAGCAGGATATGCTGCTAGGGCCGTCTTATGCCACGCCGCTAGCCCTTGATAAAGCTGGCTGCACACTGGCAGACATGGACCTAATTGATATGCATGAGGCTTTTGCCGCTCAAACTTTGGCTAACTTACAGATGTTTGAAAGTGTTGAGTTTGCCAAGCGCCATTTACAGCGCAATCAGGCCATTGGCGTCGTGGATATGGCTAAATTTAATGTCTTGGGCGGATCCCTAGCGTATGGTCATCCCTTTGCCGCTACCGGAGCGCGCATGATCACCCAAACCCT
- a CDS encoding sigma-70 family RNA polymerase sigma factor, which produces MALKQQRYHALVYAVHGDLFRYAYWLCRDRQVAEDLVQETFLRAWKSLDSLKDDNAAKAWLITILRRENARRFERKQFDLVDLDTVAVPDQHALSLEQGMENEWLRRHISELAEEYREPLLLQVLGGFSGEEIAEILNLNKNTVMTRLFRARNKLKDALEKDLQARGHNHG; this is translated from the coding sequence ATGGCGTTAAAACAGCAGCGATATCATGCGTTGGTGTATGCCGTGCATGGCGATTTATTTCGCTATGCATATTGGCTGTGTCGCGATCGCCAAGTAGCTGAAGACTTAGTTCAAGAGACGTTTTTGCGTGCTTGGAAGTCGTTAGACAGCCTTAAGGACGATAATGCCGCTAAAGCCTGGTTGATTACTATCTTGCGTCGTGAGAATGCGCGGCGCTTTGAGCGTAAACAATTTGATTTAGTAGACCTAGACACGGTTGCGGTGCCTGATCAACACGCGTTAAGTTTAGAGCAAGGAATGGAAAATGAATGGTTACGCCGCCATATTAGCGAGCTAGCCGAAGAATATCGTGAGCCATTACTGCTGCAAGTGTTGGGAGGCTTTAGTGGTGAAGAAATTGCCGAGATACTGAATTTGAATAAAAACACCGTAATGACTCGCCTCTTTCGTGCGCGTAACAAATTGAAAGATGCACTAGAAAAAGATCTTCAAGCCCGAGGCCATAACCATGGATGA